A portion of the Gorilla gorilla gorilla isolate KB3781 chromosome X, NHGRI_mGorGor1-v2.1_pri, whole genome shotgun sequence genome contains these proteins:
- the FAM156A gene encoding protein FAM156A/FAM156B, which translates to MDPLQKWNPASPSKSSLMTAAETSQEGPAPSQPSYSEQPMMGLSNLSPGPGPSQAVPLPEGLLRQRYREEKTLEERRWERLEFLQRKKAFLRHVRRRHRDHMAPYAVGREARISPLGDRSQNRFRCECRYCQSHRPNLSGIPGESNRAPHPSSWETLVQGLSGLTLSLGTNQPGPLPEAALQPQETEEKRQRERQQESKIMFQRLLKQWLEEN; encoded by the coding sequence ATGGATCCACTCCAGAAATGGAATCCAGCATCGCCTTCCAAATCTTCCCTGATGACAGCTGCAGAGACTTCCCAGGAAGGTCCAGCGCCCTCTCAGCCTTCGTACTCAGAACAGCCGATGATGGGCCTCAGTAACCTGAGCCCCGGTCCTGGCCCCAGCCAGGCTGTGCCTCTCCCAGAGGGGCTGCTCCGCCAGCGGTACAGAGAGGAGAAGACCCTGGAAGAGCGGCGGTGGGAGAGGCTGGAGTTCCTTCAGAGGAAGAAAGCATTCCTGCGGCATGTGAGGAGGAGACACCGCGATCACATGGCCCCCTATGCTGTTGGGAGGGAAGCCAGAATCTCCCCGTTAGGTGACAGAAGTCAGAATCGATTCCGATGTGAATGTCGATACTGCCAGAGCCACAGGCCGAATCTTTCTGGGATCCCTGGGGAGAGCAACAGGGCCCCACATCCCTCCTCCTGGGAGACGCTGGTGCAGGGCCTCAGTGGCTTGACTCTCAGCCTAGGCACCAACCAGCCCGGGCCTCTGCCTGAAGCGGCACTCCAGCCACAGGAGACAGAGGAGAAGCGCCAGCGAGAGAGGCAGCAGGAGAGCAAAATAATGTTTCAGAGGCTGCTCAAGCAGTGGTTAGAGGAAAACTGA